The proteins below come from a single Kitasatospora sp. NBC_00315 genomic window:
- a CDS encoding M20 family metallopeptidase gives MSARTAAGTPAALDVTTARTVPPIPATPGVAVSAGAPTAAGAPGITAGPIAAGPITAGRMAAGQSASAAPAAPPLPVAVSTITAVTPAPTPAPTPTSTPGPAAADGEGPLVATAALPGLPRALSARARTLAGAVRRRCADLARMESPSGDAPRLDELAEELAAGFRATGATVRREPGPAGDHLVLTWEGEDESLPHLLVVGHHDTVWPVGTLADWPVTEQDGLLSGPGVLDMKAGLALLEGAFALLADLGQRPHRPVRLVVVADEEIGSPDGRRLVERQLPGAAAVLGLEPPHPDGRLKTARRGSTRVRLSVTGREAHAGLDAAAGTSAVDELVDQLVAVRSLACQPGTELNTGRISGGTRANVIAGCAEAELGLRFATPEAQRRTLDHLAHLTALRPGARVRTEVLSSRPAWPERTGNPLLRHVRSLAAALGQQLDGAPAGGAGDTNLAGARGLPTLDGLGAVGAGPHARHEHIRVDQLAPRIALLATLLAVPLPRLRDRPKA, from the coding sequence TTGAGCGCCCGGACCGCTGCCGGCACGCCGGCGGCGCTCGACGTCACCACGGCGCGCACCGTCCCCCCGATACCCGCCACCCCGGGGGTCGCGGTGTCCGCCGGGGCTCCGACGGCGGCCGGCGCTCCGGGCATCACCGCCGGGCCGATCGCCGCCGGGCCGATCACCGCCGGACGAATGGCCGCCGGGCAGAGCGCGTCCGCTGCTCCGGCCGCGCCTCCCCTCCCGGTTGCGGTGTCCACCATCACGGCCGTCACCCCCGCCCCCACCCCTGCCCCCACCCCCACCTCCACCCCCGGCCCTGCGGCGGCGGATGGGGAGGGCCCGCTGGTCGCCACCGCCGCGCTCCCCGGGCTGCCGCGGGCGCTCAGTGCCCGGGCCCGCACCCTGGCCGGCGCGGTCCGGCGGCGCTGCGCCGACCTCGCCCGGATGGAATCGCCCAGTGGCGACGCGCCCCGCCTCGACGAGTTGGCGGAAGAGCTGGCGGCGGGGTTCCGCGCCACCGGTGCCACGGTGCGCCGGGAGCCCGGCCCGGCCGGTGACCACCTCGTCCTGACCTGGGAGGGGGAGGACGAGAGTCTGCCGCACCTCCTGGTGGTCGGGCACCACGACACCGTGTGGCCGGTCGGTACGCTCGCCGACTGGCCGGTCACCGAGCAGGACGGCCTGCTCAGCGGCCCCGGCGTGCTCGACATGAAGGCCGGGCTGGCGCTCCTGGAGGGCGCCTTCGCCCTGCTCGCGGACCTGGGCCAGCGCCCACACCGTCCGGTGCGGCTGGTGGTGGTGGCCGACGAGGAGATCGGCAGTCCGGACGGACGGCGCCTGGTCGAGCGTCAACTCCCCGGCGCGGCAGCCGTCCTGGGGCTGGAGCCGCCGCATCCGGACGGTCGGCTGAAGACGGCCCGGCGGGGTAGCACCCGGGTCCGGTTGTCGGTCACCGGCCGTGAGGCGCACGCCGGGCTCGACGCGGCGGCCGGGACCTCGGCGGTGGACGAGCTGGTCGACCAACTGGTCGCCGTCCGGAGCCTGGCCTGCCAGCCCGGCACCGAGCTCAACACCGGGCGGATCAGCGGCGGGACGCGGGCCAACGTAATCGCCGGTTGCGCCGAGGCGGAGCTCGGGCTGCGCTTCGCGACCCCCGAGGCTCAGCGCCGTACCCTCGACCACCTCGCGCACCTGACCGCCCTGCGTCCGGGCGCCCGGGTGCGGACGGAGGTCCTGTCCAGTCGTCCCGCCTGGCCCGAGCGTACGGGCAACCCGTTGCTGCGGCACGTCCGTTCGCTGGCGGCCGCGCTCGGACAGCAGCTGGACGGGGCACCGGCCGGCGGTGCGGGCGACACCAACCTGGCGGGTGCCCGCGGACTGCCGACATTGGACGGTCTGGGCGCGGTCGGCGCCGGGCCGCACGCCCGGCACGAGCACATCCGGGTCGACCAGCTGGCCCCCCGGATCGCACTGCTGGCGACGCTGCTCGCGGTCCCGCTGCCCCGTCTGCGGGACCGGCCCAAGGCGTAG
- a CDS encoding aldo/keto reductase, whose protein sequence is MTPSPAGPAHRDIPGRRLGSTGPTVSAIGLGCMGMSDLYGPADEAESIATIHAALDAGVTLLDTGDFYGMGHNELLIHEALRGRDRDAVRISVKFGAQRGPDGSWLGYDASPAATKTALAYTLRRLRTDHVDVYRPARLDPKVPIEETVGAIADLVKAGHVRHIGLSEVGPDTLRRAAAVHPISDLQIEYSLLSRSIEDAILPTARELGIGVTAYGVLSRGLLSGHWNPERDTSGTDFRAFSPRFQGDNLTHNLALVEALRTIAQDKGVSVAQVAIAWVASRGEDIVPLVGARRRDRLTEALGALEVRLSADDLAAVEAAVPAGSAAGDRYAAAQMAHLDSEH, encoded by the coding sequence ATGACCCCGTCCCCCGCCGGCCCCGCGCACCGGGACATCCCCGGCCGCCGTCTCGGCAGCACCGGCCCCACCGTCTCGGCCATCGGCCTCGGCTGCATGGGCATGTCCGACCTCTACGGCCCCGCCGACGAGGCGGAGAGCATCGCCACCATCCACGCCGCCCTGGACGCCGGGGTCACCCTGCTCGACACCGGCGACTTCTACGGCATGGGCCACAACGAGCTGCTCATCCACGAGGCGCTGCGCGGGCGCGACCGCGACGCCGTCCGGATCAGCGTGAAGTTCGGCGCCCAGCGCGGCCCGGACGGCAGCTGGCTCGGCTACGACGCGAGCCCCGCCGCGACCAAGACCGCACTCGCGTACACGCTGCGCCGCCTGCGCACGGACCACGTCGACGTCTACCGCCCGGCCCGCCTCGACCCGAAGGTGCCGATCGAGGAGACCGTCGGCGCGATCGCCGATCTGGTGAAGGCGGGCCACGTACGCCACATCGGGCTCTCCGAGGTCGGCCCCGACACCCTGCGCCGCGCCGCCGCCGTGCACCCGATCAGCGACCTGCAGATCGAGTACTCCCTGCTCTCCCGCTCGATCGAGGACGCGATCCTGCCGACCGCCCGTGAACTGGGCATCGGCGTGACCGCCTACGGCGTGCTCTCGCGCGGCCTGCTCAGCGGTCACTGGAACCCGGAGCGCGACACCTCGGGCACGGACTTCCGCGCCTTCAGCCCGCGCTTCCAGGGCGACAACCTGACCCACAACCTGGCCCTGGTGGAGGCCCTGCGGACGATCGCACAGGACAAGGGCGTCAGCGTCGCACAGGTCGCCATCGCCTGGGTCGCCTCGCGCGGCGAGGACATCGTGCCGCTGGTCGGTGCCCGCCGCCGGGACCGCCTCACCGAGGCCCTCGGCGCCCTGGAGGTGCGGCTCTCCGCAGACGACCTGGCCGCCGTCGAGGCCGCCGTGCCGGCCGGGTCCGCCGCCGGGGACCGGTACGCTGCCGCTCAGATGGCCCACCTCGACAGCGAGCACTGA